One Aneurinibacillus migulanus genomic window, GAGGCATAGAAAGGGGCTGAGCGATTGGGCAGCATACGGAGATATCTTATCTTTGTTAAGCCGTATTGGAAGAAGATTGCTCTGACGATCGTTATAGGTATTTTCAAGTTCGGTATTCCGTTGATTATGCCGTTGTTGTTGAAGTATGTGGTGGACGATATTCTGTTGGAATCGAACGCAACAGCGGACGAGAAGATACAAAGCTTGCTGTATATGATGGGCGGTGTTCTTCTTTTGTTTACAGTCGTACGCTGGCCTATTGAGTATTGGCGGCAGTACCTGGCCCAATCAGTGTCTAATACCGTACTGTATGATATACGAAACCGGGCTTTCGACCACATCCAAAGGCTATCGCTTCGTTATTTTCATAATCATCGCGCAGGAGAAGTTATTTCGCGTGTCATCAATGATGTCGAACAGACGAAGAGTTTTGTAGACACTGGATTGATGAATGTATGGCTTGATTTGGTAACACTTTTGATTGCGCTCGGTATTATGTTTTCGATGGATGGATGGCTGACGCTTGTGTCCATCTGTATGTTCCCTTTATACGGATTCTCGGTGAAATACTTCTATTCTAGGCTACGCCATCTGACACGGGTACGTTCCCAAGCGCTGGCGACACTTCAGGCGCACCTTCATGAGCGTGTACAGGGTGTCCCCGTTATCAAAAGCTTTGCGCTTGAAGAACACGAACAAGGACAGTTTGATGAGCGTAATAAGAATTTTCTGTCACGTGCGCTAGAGCATACGAGCTGGAACGCTAAAACATTCGCCGCGGTTAATACGATTACGGATGTGGCACCACTGTTGGTGATTGCGGTGGCCGGTTATCAGGTTATCCAGGGAAGCTTGTCGGTTGGTTCGCTGGTCGCATTCTATGCATACCTAGATCGGTTGTATGCACCTCTGCGTCGTCTGGTCAATTCATCTACTACGCTTACGCAGGCGTTCGCCTCGATGGATCGTGTATTCGAGTTTATGGATGAGAAATACGATGTTAACGACAAGCCGGGTGCACACGAATTGCCGCCGATCGCAGGTCGTGTCACATTCGAAGGGGTGCATTTCCGTTATCTCACCGAGGGAGAAGATGTATTGAAAGGAATTACACTTACTGTCGAACCAGGTAAAACAGTGGCGCTCGTCGGGGCTAGTGGCGGT contains:
- a CDS encoding ABC transporter ATP-binding protein, with product MGSIRRYLIFVKPYWKKIALTIVIGIFKFGIPLIMPLLLKYVVDDILLESNATADEKIQSLLYMMGGVLLLFTVVRWPIEYWRQYLAQSVSNTVLYDIRNRAFDHIQRLSLRYFHNHRAGEVISRVINDVEQTKSFVDTGLMNVWLDLVTLLIALGIMFSMDGWLTLVSICMFPLYGFSVKYFYSRLRHLTRVRSQALATLQAHLHERVQGVPVIKSFALEEHEQGQFDERNKNFLSRALEHTSWNAKTFAAVNTITDVAPLLVIAVAGYQVIQGSLSVGSLVAFYAYLDRLYAPLRRLVNSSTTLTQAFASMDRVFEFMDEKYDVNDKPGAHELPPIAGRVTFEGVHFRYLTEGEDVLKGITLTVEPGKTVALVGASGGGKSSLISLIPRFYDVREGSICIDGYDVRDVTMRSLRSQIGMVLQDNILFSDSIRENILMGNPEASQEEVIEAAKAANAHDFIMELTNGYDTEIGERGVKLSGGQKQRIAIARVFLKNPSILILDEATSALDLESEHLIQQSLERLAHNRTTFIVAHRLSTITHADKIVLIEDGRIKEEGTHHELMNRHGAYYKLFTVQNLDDTELTETELNR